GATGGCCACGGTCACTTCAGGCAGCATCCGCTGCCGCCTCCAGCACCAGCGTGGCCACCCGCCGCCGGTCCGCCTCCGCCTGCAGCGCGATGGGCGCCACCACGGGGCGCATGCCCATCGCTTCAATTTCCGGCGCGGATGCTTCATCGGCGGGGTCGATGACGAAGAGATCGATGAGGC
The genomic region above belongs to Bacillota bacterium and contains:
- a CDS encoding 2-phospho-L-lactate transferase → ALPGVRESLARRRRRVAVSPLAAGRAFKGPAVEMMQGLGLRPEAAGVAAFYRGLIDLFVIDPADEASAPEIEAMGMRPVVAPIALQAEADRRRVATLVLEAAADAA